The nucleotide sequence TCCATATGGAAAAGTTTACAAACAAAGATGAGCCGAGCCATACCACACCGAGTAGACGCTTGTGGAAAAAACCCTTTAGTATGTGCAGTTGATGCGGCAAGAACCACTGATTgaagttttttggggttttttttttgccttttttaaagaaaattaacaGCAATGGCACATGCATACAGGAAATGTGGGGGGTAGAGAGTGGCTGGTGGCATGCAGTGAAGGTTATTATGGGAAATGTAAGATCTCTCCCTAATAAGACAGAAGAGCTAGCAGCTCATGGAGACTTGGGTGAATGAACTCACTTCAGATTTGCTTGTGAGCTTGGATGGTTTTCAGCTTGTGTAAATGGACAGGGCAAAGGATAGTGGTAAGAAGAAGGGAGGGGGAGTAGTGATGTTTGCCAATGACAAATGGTGCTACGCTGGGCACATTAGTGTTCAAAAGCAGCGCTGCACTAAAGATATCAAGCTTTTAGTTGGTAGCATTCGGCTGTATTACCTGCCGACGGAGTTCTGGCATGTCATAGCAATAACTGTGTACATCCACCTGGGTGGATGCTGCTGTAGCCTGAGAGCTTTTTCACACTGTCATAGCTACAGACTTCACACCCACAGTCCCCCCTTCTTTTCTCAGGAGATTTCATCCATGCATCTTTGGCTTCCACTCTTGATGCCTTTACACAGTATGTTAAGTGCCACACTAGGGACAATAAAACTCTGGATCTGTTGTATGCAAATGCCAGGGATCCATACACCTCTTCCTCAGTTTGGTTGCTCAGACCACAACTTGGTACATCTGCTCCCTGTCTACACATCTGTGGTGAATAAACAATCCCCTCACCATTCTGAGTGTAAGGAAATGGTCAGAGGAAGCCAATGAGAGACTGGGAGACTGTTTTGAATCAAAAGACTGGAAAGGATTATGTAGACCTCATGGGGAGGACATCGATGGTCTGACCCACTGCATCAGAGACTATATGGACTTCTGTTAGAAGAACACTGTGCCTACCAAGAAAGTGTAGTGTTTCGCAATAACAAGCCATGCGTGGCCCCCAAAAGGACCCGCTAAACAAGACGAACAGGGCTTTTGGAtccagagacagagaggagctgaGTAGGGTCCTGAGGGAGCTCAAGAGTAAGATCAGGGAAGGCAAGCTAGCTATACGGCGAAACTGGAACACCACCTGAAACAATGCCAGAGAGCTGAGGACAAGTCTGACAACCATCTCAGGCCACAGCAATGGGGGATGGGGGCTGAAATCAGGTGAGtagaaatggacaaatgacCTGAATCCATTTTTCAACAGATTTGATATAGGCTTCACTCTCTCTCCCACCAACCCTACACCCTCTTTACATCACTACACCCTATCCTTCACTGCCCTAAGTAGCCTCCCACcatctgtgtctcattttcagtcAGTGTAGGTGTAAAGCACTCTAAGTATCAAAAGACATGACAGTAAAGAACTGACCTGATGACTTTCATTAGGCTGAAGAATTAAAGGGGGTACTGCAACACTTGCTGTCCAAATGAAATTGATCCTACCTCATTAAAAGATCAGTAACACCCACCACAATATGCAAGAAATATTCATTTACTTATGGCTTTCATGATATACAAAACATTTTACCTGGAGATGGCAATCTCAACTTTGGTTCTGGCGATAGCTGCTGCTCTTACTGCTCCCTCAATGGCACGATCAACTTTCTGTTTGGTCTTGGTGTTCCTCAGTGGGATTAGCTGCTTCCTGATTCCCCGGGCCAGAACGTTGTTCTTGTACTTCCCTTCTTCTTTAGTGCCATCAGGAAAGATGGTGCAGCCATAGCCATGGCGCTTATTGTTCAACCACTCACCTTCATATTTCATGCCATTAGACCTTTCAGAGACACCAAAGCCACTGCGCTTGTCATTCTTCCACTCGCCCATGTAAGACTCGGTGGTGGTGGCATCCACATTGTCCTCTAGAGGCAGGTAGTCATCACCAGGGTCGCCGTCTCCAAAGCTGATGGTAGAGTTGGCATCGCTTGAACTGATTCGGCTCATGGTGGTGTCACTGTGTGCTGAGCTGCGCTTACTGGAAATTGATGATCTTGAGTCTGATTTGCGCAGTCGCTGAAGACTGCCGAAAAGGGAGCCACGCCGGAAAAGacctttcttcttttctgaaCTATCCCCTTCTGAGTGGAAGTTGAGCACAAATCCACCACGTGTGCCAGCAGGGCTGTCAGACAGGCTATCACGTAGTACTGTACCATTACTCTGCTCACTGCGGAGAGATGCAAGTGAGGTTCGTAGAGGTGAGCGGATGACAGAAGCCATACCATATGGAACACTTTGACGTACACCATAGCCATGACGCATCCCACCTGTCCACTGACCCTGATATGTACCTAGAGCAAGAACAGAGAggggacaaaagaaaaagactgaGTGAGGtgtaaaatgcaggaaaaaaatgatgtgACAAAACAATCACCAACAGATTATAGTTGATATTTTTACCAGATGGTCTTCTCTTTAGCTTATGTCACTTTGTTTTAAGATGCCGCATGTCAATTTTCTATAAAAGCTGTTTAGGAGAGACTGATATTAAGCAGATATTGTGGTTGACTAGTATAcagcagtggtggaaaaacatttttggacactccatgcatttgtgaaatattgcattcagAATCACTGTCAGGTCtgcaagtgcaatttcttttagtacagtaaCAGCCAAAATACAAATccgtaaaaaaaaacattaaaaatttcaaatttattggttccataaaaatacatataaaaaaatttgagtattgggtcattatGGTaacagtgatccactaatgaaggttgtgctttttaataaaagacacattttttatatattttttatacacAGTttatataaagccagcacattttaaagttcttcagagacaaaaatggctaaaacaaggaaactAATGCAGGAAATacgcctgaagatacagattctcagccaggaggggtacatgcagtccttcagcagttggatacactctgcagaaatacagacgaaccaacagcttggaagacaaaccaagatctgggtgtccaagggtttcttcagcaagaaatgatcGCATCCTGATTCacatgtgcaggaaaaaaactgctgaatgacaacacaggagcttcagcagcagtggtcaaaccaaactggtgtccagtgttacACCAGCACTGTGTGTTGacgacttttagatcatggttTAAAGTCCTACAAAgatgtcaagaagcccctgatcaatgagagacagaggttagcccagCATCACTGGACCCAAGCACACAAAAACTGGACAgtcaggaactggaagaagattctgtggtcagatgaggccagtttccagctttatcttcctcctgctaatgtgagggtaggCAGAAGGCCAGGCATGTACAGTatctactgtcaagcatggtagAGGCAGTGTCATgatttggggatgcatgagtgctgctggtgttggtcatctcactgccattctccaaacccacatgctcccttctgcacaTGCACTGTTCCATCAAGGTCagaactggatgtttcaacaagataataCCCCTTGCCACACATCCAGGGCCAGTAGCACTATCTGCAGGAGCGaagtatccaggtcttagagtggcaAGGTCAATCACCAGAATAAGCCtgtttgaaaatctgtggtggattatcacaaagtctgtttcaaagcataaaccaaagaatttagaagaattaaaagcagtaattcaagaagaatggaacaagattacccctcaacagtgtgaaaggctcgtggggaacatgccagccaggattagagctctactgcatgctaatggcaggactactaaatattcatttgatgatgtgatgatttatttttttattcagttttgaacacattctctgttatttgttgacttgatactgacaatgttgagaactgacatgtttcaatgtaaattcttgacagtttcatgTCAAGAATTTAGTGTTGCTAGTTTTTCttgcaaacaataaacaaaaaaaaaactatcatttGTATTCGTCTCTGTCTAATGCAACCACGCCTTTtggaagacaaaaaacattattCCACAAACATTTCATGATAATGCTGTCATGGCAAAAAATTATTAAACCAcccttttgttttcttcaatgtcttcattttaatgtttggtacaactaaaggtacatttgtttggacaaatataatgaaaacaacattatagctcataagagtttaagagctgatatctagccattttccgtagttttcttgaaaataaccaaaatcacttaagttcttacatcaatagctatggcattgcaCTACCAAAAccagtgcttttaggcattccatgtttttttctgtcaattttagtcacatgatacacacaggagttagcaCTTGATTGCagaaccattgtttttgatgacggcagccatgcgtcttggcatgctctccatcagcttctgacattgttctgttacaccagcccattcctgttgcacaaattcaaacaagtCTGCTTTGGTTTGGGGCTTGTGGTTCTCTATTTTACGTTTGATGactttccacaggttttcaattggatttagatgtGGCATTCAAGCAGGCCAAGACATGGTTCCAATGTtttggttctccatccaggctttaactgaccgtGCCgtgtgtggcaaggggcattatcttgttggaaaatccagtcattcgaggcaggaaagagttttccagctgatggaagaacactgttttcaagagtagccttgtacatgacctggttcctTGGcacttcacacaattgcatttggcCTGTTAcacccatactgaaacaaccccagatcgtcACTGATCCACACCCTTATTTTactgtaggcttctccaggcttcctcctaaccagtaagttggctggagtgggcatcaactgaaatttggattcatcactgaagagaaccttagcccaatcaccAACAGTCCAAttcttgtgatccccagcaaagagtgaCTGGGCTGTCCTCTGCCTttcgttgatgaagggcttcttctgtgccctgtgtgacttcagaccagcttgaAGAAGTTGGTTTCCAACTGAAATTTGAacaaacaagtcacatttctcgatattgcccactcatttttaaggtccctagAGGTCTGACGACGATTCCTGgcacaggaacggatgagtgcaTGATCATCTCGtggggtagaaagatgtttGCTGCCatgaccagctagcaatttgatagtaccatgttgggcttgtttttcttggtgtaatgaacggctgtcttggagatcttcagttttttcactacctgtctctcactcatgtcaatttccagcagtgccaagatggctgcctttgtgactttatataattattttgttttaggcattatgtgagagctgacaacttctgagttgtgctacggcttcaATGTGAGCAGGAAatcactctaggcctttgcatgtgcagtgctgcttatgacatgaaatggcctcttatatgcCCTGGggatacaattaagcttaatcatgtcaaataggacgtaaagtattatgtaatcagctgcattttttgtcgtgtaCATTGCATTCTTcaggctgggactttaacgcgttaatttcgattaattaattacactgaaaataatgcgttaaataaattaacacatttaatcgcacctttctcagttccctcatttctggcacaccagtaactctgataaacactccagcccagtagggggcggtaatgaacctaaagtctgtttgcagccGCGATGAAgaagcactgagtgatgtcagcgcactggtgaacagtgaaggaagaccagattgAGCTCGTTGGGAGGACAGTTGtactttaaaaatcttcctgatgtcAGCTTGGATTAAGGCGTGGTTGTAtgtaaattgtgcaacaaagagttttctgatcaccacagcacttcaagccgacggtgtcacctcaatgtaaaacatgttgcccttagcaccagagctaatgttagctatgacagtccCGCTAATGgctaacagtgtagccatcccataacagaccacttttcaagacagtgCTTTGAATATCAtcgctatatatatatatatgtatatgtatatgtatatatatacacacacatatatatacacacacagttgacagccctattaaACTGCTAGAATCCGTATCCATATTACATCAAAAaacaatcagctaagtaaagagaaattaAAGTTCATCATTACTTAAAGAACTGAAGGTCAATCAGTACGGAAAACCGCAAGAACTTTGAATGCATCCCCAAATGCAGTCGTAAAAACCATTAAGCACGACGATGAAACATCACATGAGGACCACCCTaagaaaggaagaccaagaatcacctctgctgctgaagagAAGTTCATCccagtcaccagcctcagaaatcgcAAGTTatcagcacctcagattagagcccacataaatgccacacagtgttctagtagcagacacatctctagaataaacacaaggaatggacattagaccagtggaaatctgtgctttgttcTGATGAATCccaatttgagatctttggttccacccaccATGTCTTTAAGCaatgcagaaaaggtgaacggaaAGGTCTCTACATGCACGGTTCCCACTATGAAGCATGGAGTAGGAGGTGTGACGGTGTCGGGGTGCTTTGCTGATGACACTGTTGggaatttattcaaaactgaaggcacactgaaccagcacggctaccacagcatcctgcagtgacatgccatcccatccggtttgtgTTCAGTTGGACCGTCATTTGTTTTTCACCAGGACAATGACCCttaacacacctccaggctgtgtaagggctatttgatcaagaaggagagtgatgaagtgctgtgtcagatgacctggcctccataGTCACCTGACCGAAACCCGAaacagatggtttgggatgagatggaccgcaaagggaaggcaaaagggccaacaagtgctcctctgggaactccttcaagactgttggaaaataattccaggagactacctcatgaagcttaTTAAGAAACTGCCAAGAGTGTGCACAGCTGTCATTAAAGCAAAAGggggctattttgaagaatctaaaatcgaaaacatgttttgacttctttcacacttttttgtttactatataattccatgtgttcattaatagttttgatgccttgtGTCATGCCTTTGGATCAAAGACATAAATAATTTCATAACAGTGACAAGTTAGTTAAAAGGTTACAGATAAGTTCAtagtgtataaataaataagttgaTTTTAGGGTAAAAACTGTTGAAGGGCTATGGTTAAAAAGTTACCGGAATGAAACACTTCTTCATAAAAGATCGTCTTGGTTTCTGCAGAGTGAGTGTTCATCTCACATATAGACAATCTTTGATGGTTTTTCTCTCGATGAAAGGCAGATTGGCGTTACGGCAGAAACAGGGTTGGGAAAACCGCATGTATATGCTGCATTGACTAAAACTGTGAGCCTTGagaatttttcatctttgtaaGTACCACGTGTACAAAGCACTTATATAAATACCACAGAAGTTATGAATTATTTCTTGAGTAAGTTTTGGAAACTCAATGTTGTTTCTATTAGCAGTTACTGATGTTACCAATGTGTATTAGCTAGCTGTTGTATTTTAGCATGCCACATGTACAATAGATGGTAActgcatttttgtatttatgttaCAGTTATAagttgtcacattttaaaacagataTCTTCATTAATCCAAGAAAAGAAAGCCTTGTGTATGGAGTGTCTTAATGGTTCGCTGGCTGTCTAGCAGTACAGTCACATGCTGTGAGGACAGCACAGTAAAAAGACGAGTAAAGACATTCAAAGTAAGAAGACGTCTTCTCAGCAGGTTCAAGCAACACTGAGCAAACATGAGTTTACGTTCAGGAAGAGCTTATTTGAGAAACTATGAGCTGCAAAATGAAGCAGACGCAGAGCATTGTCCAGATGTTGACACGGAGCAGCTAGATGCTACAGGCCAACCGTCGGATATGCAGCAACCTCCACCGCCACTAAACACCAGGTCCACGGCTACCAGCAGGCAGTTCCATGCATCATCATCAGGGTCTTTAACCACTAAGGCCTACGCCAGGGCTCAAGCAGCCCAGGGTCAACTAGCATTTGCTGAAAAAGAGGCTAACATTATAAAGCAAAAGGCAGATTTAGATGCTATCCTCCACATTCTAAAATCTCAAAAAGCAGTGActgcagcagaagcagaagTTGCTGCCTACGAAGAAGTAGAGAATCAGAGTGGGGAGAGAAGCACAGGGCCCCCTGCTGAACCTTAGCCTCTTGATACAGTACAGCGCACCAGTGAATATGTCGCACAACACTGCAAGTCAGTCTTTTCTGAAGCTTCAGACAGACCCGACGACTTATCCAGCTAACAACTGCAACCCAGTATGTTCCTCCTCCAATGAAACcagacataaaaaaagaacagctAACGGAGGGTACAACAAACGCCCATCTGTTATACCCCCTAGCTCACATCTTTCAACCTACATGCAACAACTCCGCTGAGTGAAATGGGGCACAAGATATTGCAAGGTGCCTCATCCACAAAGACTTGTCATTGCTGGCTTACTGCAGTTTGATGACAAACCTGAGAACTTTTGGGCATGGAAAGCCTCATTTGTCAGTGCAACTAAAGACTTAAATCTGTCAGCTAGAGAGGAACTAGACCTGCTCACAAAGCGGTTAGGGCCAAAATCTTCAGAGCAGGCCAAAAAGATGCGTGCAGTACACACCCTCTATCCTTCTGTAGGCGTGAAGATGGCAGCACTTTGAGGAGTGTTATGGCTCCTTGGAGGCCATTGAGGATGCACTCTTGAAAAAGGTAGAAAACTTTCCAAGACTATCAAACAAAGACAATGATAGGCTAAGAGAATTTGGTGATTTCCTTTTAGAGTTCCTGTGGTGCTAAAGCAGATGGTGCGCTACCAGGTCTTGCGTATCTGGACACAGATCGAGGGGTAAGACCAATAGTAGAGAAATTTCCCTTCAACCTACAGGAAGGATGGACAACTGTGGGGACCCAATACAAAGAAACTCATAGTGTGTCATTTCCccctttttcagttttctgtatAGTTTGTGCAGAAACAAGCTAAAATGACAAACCATCCAAGCTTCACTACATCCCGCTGTAATAGTCAAGCTTCTACGCACACAGAAAAGCCCACACCATACAATCGCAAAGCCACTGTGTcagtacacaaaacaaatgctgTAGATAAAAGTCAAAGTGGTCCTGAGCAAAGGAGAATAGAGGAATTGGATCGACAGTGCCCAATTCACAAAAAGCCAAATCCGCTCAGAAAATGTAAGATGTTTAGAGACAAACCTATCGAGGAACGACAAGCCTTTCTCAAAGCAAACCATCACATTTGCTACAGGTGTTGTGGTTCAGTTCAGCATATTGCAGGAGATTGTAAAGTGGCAGTTAAATGTGTTGAGTGCAACAGTCCCAAGCACATATCAGCACTTCATCCAGGTCATACTCCTGTCCCCAAGGGCCCCACCTCAGAAAGTGATGAACAAAACAAAGGTGAAGAGCGAATTGAGAACTCTCCTTCTATCACCTCCAAGTCCACAGAGGTATGTGGCCAAAGTAATAGCGCACGTTCTTGTTCTAAGATCTGTTTAGTGAAAGCCTATCTAGAAGGTTAGAAAGACAGAGCAATTAATGTGTATGCAGTGAACGATGAACAAAGCAATAGATCTCTGGCTAAGACAGAGTTCTTTAACCTGTTTGAAATCAAAGGCACGCCTGCTCCATACACACTCAAAACCTGCTcaggaaaaacagaaaccacAGGGAGGAGAGCAGTGAACTACATCATGCAATTCATGGACAGGAAAACAGATATCCGGCTACCTCCCTTGATTGAATGCGACTCAG is from Amphiprion ocellaris isolate individual 3 ecotype Okinawa chromosome 10, ASM2253959v1, whole genome shotgun sequence and encodes:
- the LOC111570366 gene encoding junctophilin-1-like isoform X3, encoding MTGGRFDFDDGGTYCGGWEDGKAHGHGVCTGPKGQGEYSGSWSNGFEVVGVYTWPSGNVYQGYWAQGKRHGLGVETKGRWIYRGEWTHGFKGRYGVRQSLNTPARYEGTWSNGLQDGYGVETYGDGGTYQGQWTGGMRHGYGVRQSVPYGMASVIRSPLRTSLASLRSEQSNGTVLRDSLSDSPAGTRGGFVLNFHSEGDSSEKKKGLFRRGSLFGSLQRLRKSDSRSSISSKRSSAHSDTTMSRISSSDANSTISFGDGDPGDDYLPLEDNVDATTTESYMGEWKNDKRSGFGVSERSNGMKYEGEWLNNKRHGYGCTIFPDGTKEEGKYKNNVLARGIRKQLIPLRNTKTKQKVDRAIEGAVRAAAIARTKVEIAISRS